In Liquorilactobacillus nagelii DSM 13675, the following proteins share a genomic window:
- a CDS encoding UDP-N-acetylmuramoyl-L-alanyl-D-glutamate--2,6-diaminopimelate ligase — protein MQASKLIECLRFKQVFPADYADFAVALLTQNTKEVVENSIFVAVKGAQFDGHRFVEQAIQAGAKMIIAQDKVATGEVPVVYVENSKRAMAILSSRFYGNASQALRIIGVTGTNGKTTVTHLIEAIFRAQGEETGLVGTMYRKVGNEIFPTKNTTPDIITLQRTLNKMVERHVSTVAMEVSSIALIQGRVWGIDFDIGVFTNLSRDHLDYHKTMANYEHAKSLLFSQLGNQYSGNGDDKVAVLNIDDPVGQKLQQDTAAHVLTYGIERSAMIQATDVKIHSQGTDFKLHVFEQVWPLRVKMIGLFNVYNILAAFAAAYAAGIKVEKILAALTAFPGVKGRMQLLTSTTGVSAVIDYSHTPDGLLKALETLDQVAQKRVLCVIGCGGDRDHGKRPKMGEIAVKYSDLAIFTSDNPRTEDPQKIISSMLSGVEQPDRVPVFVKRREAINYAIQQAQTGDIVLIAGKGHEDYQIIGKEKHHFDDVEEAMKALRLKEQANK, from the coding sequence ATGCAAGCAAGCAAATTAATTGAATGTCTAAGATTTAAACAAGTTTTTCCAGCAGACTATGCAGATTTTGCGGTAGCTCTTTTAACGCAAAACACAAAGGAAGTCGTAGAAAATAGTATTTTTGTGGCAGTTAAGGGTGCACAGTTTGATGGACATCGATTTGTCGAACAAGCAATTCAAGCTGGGGCAAAAATGATCATTGCACAAGATAAAGTTGCGACTGGGGAAGTGCCAGTGGTTTATGTTGAAAACTCAAAAAGAGCTATGGCTATTCTTAGTAGCCGTTTTTATGGGAATGCTAGCCAAGCTTTACGGATAATTGGGGTTACTGGAACTAATGGTAAAACAACGGTTACGCATCTTATTGAGGCGATTTTTCGAGCTCAAGGAGAAGAAACTGGCTTAGTAGGAACAATGTATCGCAAGGTTGGTAATGAGATCTTTCCAACTAAAAATACTACTCCAGATATTATCACGCTCCAAAGGACTTTAAATAAGATGGTTGAGCGGCATGTTTCAACTGTCGCAATGGAAGTCTCTTCGATTGCTTTGATTCAAGGACGCGTTTGGGGGATTGATTTTGATATCGGAGTATTCACAAACTTAAGTCGTGATCATCTTGATTATCATAAAACGATGGCCAATTATGAGCATGCTAAAAGTTTGTTGTTTTCACAATTAGGAAATCAATATTCTGGTAATGGAGATGACAAGGTTGCGGTTTTGAATATTGACGATCCGGTTGGGCAAAAATTACAGCAAGATACGGCCGCACATGTTTTAACATACGGAATTGAACGATCAGCGATGATTCAAGCGACTGATGTAAAAATTCATAGTCAAGGAACAGATTTTAAGCTGCATGTTTTTGAACAAGTTTGGCCGTTACGAGTTAAAATGATTGGTCTGTTCAATGTATATAACATTCTGGCTGCTTTTGCGGCGGCATATGCTGCTGGAATAAAAGTAGAAAAAATTCTAGCTGCATTAACAGCATTTCCAGGAGTCAAAGGACGAATGCAGTTGTTGACTTCAACAACCGGAGTTAGTGCTGTGATTGATTATTCGCATACTCCGGATGGTTTATTGAAGGCACTTGAAACGCTGGATCAAGTGGCTCAAAAACGGGTTCTTTGTGTAATTGGCTGCGGTGGTGATCGTGACCATGGTAAGCGCCCGAAAATGGGGGAAATTGCGGTTAAGTACAGTGACTTGGCAATTTTTACGTCGGATAACCCACGGACCGAAGATCCGCAAAAAATTATTTCGTCCATGCTTAGTGGAGTAGAGCAGCCGGATCGGGTTCCGGTATTTGTTAAACGGCGCGAGGCAATTAATTATGCGATTCAACAAGCTCAAACCGGTGATATTGTATTGATTGCTGGTAAGGGACATGAAGATTATCAAATCATTGGTAAAGAAAAGCATCATTTTGATGATGTAGAAGAGGCAATGAAAGCATTAAGATTAAAGGAGCAAGCTAACAAATGA
- the mraY gene encoding phospho-N-acetylmuramoyl-pentapeptide-transferase encodes MTFVEGIISLVLSLGLTVLFLPQFINYAHRKKQGQMIREEGPSWHQKKSGTPTMGGLIFNSVILVVSLVCGLIWQQLSAKLLVLLFILVLYAGLGFWDDSIKLWKKQNEGLKAWQKLLGQIIGAIVFMAVYYHEELPLSLHLFGYEISIGVFFIIFAIFWLVGFSNAVNLTDGIDGLVAGQATIAFTVYAIIAAHQQQFDILLFCLAIIGALLGFLIFNHKPAKIFMGDMGSLALGGALAAVSMLVNHEISLLWIGLIFVIETASVILQVASFKLTGKRIFKMSPIHHHFELCGWSEWRIDLTFWFVGIITGVSALLTIF; translated from the coding sequence ATGACATTTGTAGAAGGCATTATTTCACTCGTTTTGAGTTTGGGACTGACGGTTTTGTTTTTACCGCAGTTTATTAATTATGCTCATCGAAAAAAACAGGGGCAGATGATTCGTGAAGAAGGACCCAGTTGGCACCAGAAAAAATCAGGCACGCCGACAATGGGGGGCTTGATTTTTAATTCAGTCATTTTAGTAGTCAGCCTAGTTTGTGGACTTATTTGGCAACAGTTAAGTGCGAAATTATTGGTCTTGCTGTTTATTTTAGTTTTATATGCTGGTTTGGGTTTTTGGGATGATTCAATTAAGCTTTGGAAAAAACAAAATGAAGGTTTAAAAGCTTGGCAAAAACTTTTAGGACAAATTATCGGTGCAATTGTCTTTATGGCTGTTTATTATCATGAAGAATTGCCATTATCCTTGCATTTATTCGGTTATGAAATTTCAATTGGTGTTTTCTTTATCATATTTGCAATTTTTTGGCTGGTCGGGTTTTCGAACGCGGTTAATTTGACTGATGGAATTGATGGCTTGGTAGCTGGTCAAGCAACAATTGCTTTTACGGTTTATGCAATTATTGCTGCACACCAACAGCAATTTGATATTTTATTGTTTTGTTTAGCAATTATTGGAGCTTTGTTAGGATTTTTGATTTTTAATCATAAACCAGCTAAGATTTTCATGGGTGATATGGGATCGTTAGCCTTAGGTGGAGCTTTAGCAGCTGTTTCAATGCTAGTTAATCATGAAATCTCGCTTTTATGGATTGGCTTGATTTTTGTGATTGAAACGGCCAGCGTAATTTTGCAAGTTGCTTCATTCAAACTAACCGGAAAAAGGATTTTTAAGATGAGTCCTATTCATCACCACTTTGAACTTTGCGGCTGGAGTGAATGGCGAATTGATTTGACATTCTGGTTTGTGGGAATTATTACTGGCGTTAGTGCTTTACTAACAATTTTTTAA
- the murD gene encoding UDP-N-acetylmuramoyl-L-alanine--D-glutamate ligase translates to MKVIKSYQDKKVLVLGLGKSGINAAKLLAKLGAKVTVNDLHAPKDPQVIKDLTTQGIKVITGSHPLELAKQNELMVKNPGIPYSNPLVEAAQAAGLPIITEPELAYEILDSPLVAVTGTNGKTTTTTLITLMLDQDRTAGRAYSAGNIGIPASQVAQKATTNDVMVAELSSFQLLGITQLRPHVAVITNIYEAHTDYHGSRANYVKAKLRITKNQTAKDYLIINWDSEEWRNLSQKSAAQVIPFSRKTVVPNGAYQQGEYLYFKGEKIIKAADIKIPGSHNIENALAAIAAAKIMGQNNQAICQVLRTFSGVKHRIQYVMTVNQRKFYNDSKATNIEACERALGSFDQPIVLLAGGLDRGFTFERLIPDFKHVRAMICFGETAKLMAAAGEQAGIKQIEFTQDVISAVPLAYQLSQPGDVVLLSPACASWDQYPTFEVRGDRFINAIEKLATEQEEK, encoded by the coding sequence ATGAAGGTAATTAAGAGCTATCAAGATAAAAAAGTTTTGGTATTGGGTTTGGGAAAAAGCGGAATAAATGCTGCTAAGCTGTTAGCTAAGCTAGGTGCTAAAGTTACAGTAAATGATTTGCATGCTCCTAAAGATCCACAAGTTATTAAAGATTTAACAACACAGGGAATTAAAGTGATTACTGGGAGTCATCCTTTGGAATTAGCTAAACAAAATGAACTGATGGTCAAAAATCCTGGAATTCCCTATAGCAATCCTTTAGTTGAAGCGGCACAAGCGGCTGGTTTGCCAATTATAACTGAACCTGAATTGGCCTATGAAATTTTAGATTCACCATTAGTTGCAGTTACTGGAACTAATGGTAAAACCACCACTACCACTTTGATAACCTTAATGCTTGACCAAGATCGGACGGCTGGAAGAGCTTATTCTGCAGGAAATATTGGTATTCCAGCTAGTCAAGTAGCACAAAAAGCAACTACAAATGATGTTATGGTGGCTGAATTGTCAAGTTTTCAATTACTGGGAATTACTCAGTTGCGGCCACATGTTGCTGTTATTACTAATATCTATGAAGCGCATACTGACTATCATGGCTCGCGAGCAAACTATGTCAAAGCCAAGCTACGAATTACTAAAAATCAAACAGCTAAAGATTACCTGATTATTAATTGGGATTCAGAGGAATGGCGAAATCTAAGTCAAAAGTCGGCTGCGCAGGTTATTCCATTTTCACGCAAAACGGTTGTTCCAAACGGAGCGTACCAGCAAGGTGAATACTTATATTTTAAGGGTGAAAAAATAATTAAAGCTGCTGATATCAAAATTCCTGGCAGTCACAATATTGAGAATGCGTTGGCAGCAATTGCTGCGGCCAAGATAATGGGACAGAACAATCAGGCAATTTGTCAAGTGTTGCGAACCTTTAGTGGTGTTAAGCATCGTATCCAGTATGTAATGACAGTTAATCAGCGGAAGTTTTATAATGATTCAAAGGCAACTAATATTGAGGCCTGCGAAAGAGCTTTAGGCAGTTTTGACCAGCCAATTGTTCTTTTAGCTGGGGGGTTGGATCGAGGATTTACTTTTGAAAGATTAATTCCTGACTTCAAGCATGTTCGGGCAATGATTTGTTTCGGTGAAACGGCTAAATTAATGGCAGCGGCGGGCGAACAAGCTGGAATTAAACAGATTGAATTTACTCAAGATGTGATTAGTGCTGTTCCACTAGCCTACCAATTAAGTCAGCCCGGTGATGTTGTCTTGTTGTCCCCAGCTTGTGCTAGTTGGGATCAGTACCCAACCTTTGAAGTTCGTGGAGATCGATTTATTAATGCCATTGAAAAGTTAGCAACTGAACAGGAGGAAAAATAA
- the murG gene encoding undecaprenyldiphospho-muramoylpentapeptide beta-N-acetylglucosaminyltransferase, producing MRLLISGGGTGGHIYPALALIEQLKKRDPQAAVLYVGTHRGLENKIVPAAGIDFKTIEIQGFKRSLSLENFKTVYLFLKSVETAKKIIRDFKPDVVVGTGGYVCGAVVYAAARMHIPTFIHEQNSIAGVTNKFLSHFVDRIGICFPEAANEFPEKKVVFTGNPRAQQVANIQPTNYLEKLGLNPNKPTVLIFGGSRGARRINEATVAALKNFADKPYQVLFVTGSVHYQKIKQLINNLPTNVVVEPYIENMPQILPEISCIVGRAGATSLAEITALGIPSILIPSPYVTHDHQTHNAQSLVKISAAVMIREDQLDEAILTKEIDRLLADQKLRSQMAKKAKTAGVPDAADQVLRQLQAISK from the coding sequence ATGCGTTTACTGATATCAGGTGGTGGAACAGGTGGGCATATCTATCCTGCCTTGGCATTGATTGAACAATTGAAAAAAAGAGATCCTCAAGCAGCGGTTTTATACGTTGGAACACACCGTGGATTAGAAAATAAAATTGTTCCAGCAGCTGGCATTGATTTCAAAACAATTGAAATTCAAGGATTTAAACGTTCTTTGTCATTGGAAAACTTTAAGACAGTTTATCTGTTTTTGAAAAGTGTTGAAACGGCCAAAAAAATAATTCGTGATTTTAAGCCGGATGTAGTTGTTGGAACTGGTGGTTATGTTTGTGGAGCAGTTGTTTATGCGGCAGCGAGAATGCATATTCCAACTTTTATTCACGAACAAAATAGTATTGCTGGAGTAACTAATAAATTTTTAAGTCACTTTGTTGATCGAATTGGAATTTGCTTTCCTGAGGCGGCTAATGAATTTCCAGAAAAAAAGGTTGTTTTCACCGGAAATCCTCGAGCACAACAAGTAGCAAATATTCAACCGACTAATTACTTAGAAAAATTAGGATTAAATCCAAACAAACCAACGGTCTTAATTTTTGGCGGTTCCCGTGGAGCTCGACGAATAAATGAAGCAACGGTGGCAGCTTTAAAAAATTTTGCTGATAAGCCATATCAAGTCTTGTTTGTGACGGGGAGTGTTCATTATCAGAAAATCAAACAATTAATCAATAATTTACCAACTAATGTTGTTGTAGAACCCTATATTGAAAATATGCCACAAATTTTACCAGAAATTAGTTGTATTGTTGGTCGCGCAGGAGCCACCAGCTTGGCGGAAATTACCGCGTTGGGAATTCCATCAATTTTAATTCCAAGTCCTTATGTAACACATGATCATCAAACACACAATGCACAGAGTTTAGTAAAAATTTCAGCCGCAGTAATGATTCGTGAAGATCAGTTGGACGAGGCGATTTTGACTAAAGAAATTGATCGTTTGTTGGCGGATCAAAAATTAAGAAGTCAAATGGCAAAAAAAGCCAAAACAGCAGGAGTACCAGATGCAGCAGATCAGGTGTTGCGCCAATTGCAAGCAATAAGCAAATAA
- a CDS encoding cell division protein FtsQ/DivIB: MAGKKKNKQIIKTSVPLTPWEKAQIERKQQNSRKRFDFLHKKRIGNKLPELVALHHKRLKRALILNLLGFTILLLGSLYFISPYSKITEVDVLGLSPKLEKQVIKFSGLKSGDYVVGAFLKQKKLEKQLRKKMPEVKQVNFSITGRNVQFKLIFNRNLGYVEKNNQFYRLGLNGKISHLAHSSPQGNTPLYVGFADQKLLKTTVQQVQLLSPKIVRAISEIHAEPTKTDQQKLHLYMNDGNQVLATTTSFARKMKYYPEIKAQTSGKVMIDLQVGAFSYQLN; this comes from the coding sequence ATGGCAGGTAAAAAGAAAAACAAACAAATTATTAAAACCTCAGTTCCTCTGACCCCATGGGAAAAAGCTCAGATTGAACGAAAACAGCAAAATAGTAGAAAAAGATTCGACTTTTTGCATAAAAAAAGAATTGGCAATAAACTACCAGAATTAGTTGCCTTGCACCACAAGCGGTTAAAAAGGGCTCTAATTCTTAATTTGTTGGGATTTACAATTTTACTGCTTGGTTCACTTTATTTTATTTCACCTTATAGCAAAATTACTGAAGTTGACGTACTAGGGCTCTCTCCAAAGTTGGAAAAACAAGTTATCAAGTTCAGTGGATTAAAGTCTGGCGATTATGTAGTAGGAGCTTTTCTCAAACAGAAAAAATTGGAAAAACAACTTCGAAAAAAAATGCCAGAAGTAAAGCAGGTAAATTTCTCAATCACAGGCAGAAACGTTCAGTTTAAACTTATTTTTAATCGTAACCTGGGGTATGTAGAAAAAAATAATCAATTTTATCGTTTAGGACTGAATGGCAAAATCTCACATTTGGCTCATTCAAGCCCTCAGGGAAACACACCACTTTACGTTGGATTTGCGGATCAAAAATTGTTAAAGACAACTGTCCAACAAGTTCAGCTATTGTCGCCTAAAATTGTCCGCGCGATCTCGGAAATTCATGCAGAACCAACTAAAACTGACCAGCAGAAACTGCATCTCTATATGAACGACGGGAACCAAGTTTTGGCGACAACCACTAGTTTTGCTCGGAAAATGAAATACTATCCTGAAATTAAGGCACAAACTTCAGGTAAGGTAATGATTGATCTTCAAGTCGGTGCATTTTCTTATCAGTTGAATTAG
- the ftsA gene encoding cell division protein FtsA: MEKSGIYVGLDIGTTSIKVIVAEYLKGQLNIIGVGSERSDGLSRGVVIDIDHAVKAINRAITQAEEKASLKIKDVQVGLPANLLEIEPCSGMIAVNKQGDGAKEINSQDVMRVTRAALIQQLPPERQIVDVIPDEFTVDGFDGIKDPRGMVGVRLEMKGVVYTGPKTILHNTLSCVERAGLHVTDVVVAPLALASLALTDGEQDFGSVLIDLGGGQATAAVVHDHKLKYTYVDQEGGQFITKDISVVLNTSLGNAEKIKRNYGYAAGFLAPKDETFNVEVVGQADPGEFTSEYLAEIIEARLTQIFNRLKTVLNDISALQLPGGIVITGGQAALPGVKDLAEEVFETNVRLFVPSQMGLRHPSFTQVIGLIEYSAHQSEIVRVVKKAVFPEMELPASISPESGRQAETDELENQVRQEEVSQEKVDRDHKGTFDGIKKFFSTFFD, translated from the coding sequence ATGGAGAAATCTGGAATATATGTCGGATTAGATATTGGGACAACTTCAATCAAAGTGATAGTTGCGGAATATCTAAAGGGCCAGCTTAATATTATTGGTGTTGGAAGTGAACGTTCCGATGGCCTTAGTCGTGGGGTTGTGATTGATATCGATCATGCTGTTAAGGCAATCAATCGAGCGATTACCCAAGCCGAAGAAAAGGCCAGTTTAAAAATTAAGGATGTTCAAGTTGGATTACCGGCTAATTTACTTGAAATTGAACCGTGCAGCGGTATGATAGCTGTTAATAAACAAGGTGATGGGGCTAAGGAAATTAATTCGCAAGATGTAATGCGAGTGACTAGGGCAGCCTTAATTCAACAGTTACCACCTGAAAGGCAAATAGTTGACGTTATTCCAGACGAATTTACAGTGGATGGATTTGACGGAATTAAAGATCCCCGCGGCATGGTTGGCGTCCGCTTAGAGATGAAGGGCGTTGTTTACACTGGCCCGAAAACAATTCTGCATAATACTTTAAGTTGTGTTGAACGTGCAGGTTTACATGTTACTGATGTTGTGGTCGCTCCGTTAGCTTTGGCAAGTTTAGCATTAACCGATGGTGAACAAGATTTTGGTTCAGTATTGATTGATTTAGGAGGCGGGCAGGCAACTGCTGCAGTCGTTCACGATCACAAGTTGAAATATACATATGTTGATCAAGAAGGTGGACAGTTTATTACCAAGGATATTTCGGTTGTTTTAAATACTTCATTAGGCAACGCAGAAAAAATAAAGCGCAACTATGGCTATGCAGCCGGCTTTTTAGCTCCTAAGGATGAAACTTTTAATGTTGAAGTTGTTGGTCAAGCCGATCCGGGAGAATTCACAAGTGAATATTTAGCGGAGATTATTGAAGCAAGACTAACACAAATTTTTAATCGCTTGAAAACTGTGCTGAATGATATTTCAGCTTTACAATTACCCGGTGGAATTGTCATTACAGGTGGTCAGGCTGCCTTACCGGGCGTTAAGGATTTGGCTGAAGAAGTATTTGAGACAAATGTCCGGTTGTTTGTCCCTTCACAAATGGGATTGCGGCACCCTTCTTTTACTCAAGTAATTGGTTTAATTGAATATAGTGCGCATCAAAGTGAAATTGTTAGAGTTGTCAAAAAAGCAGTTTTTCCTGAAATGGAATTACCCGCAAGCATTTCACCAGAAAGTGGTCGGCAAGCCGAAACAGATGAGCTGGAAAATCAAGTGAGGCAAGAAGAAGTTTCACAGGAAAAAGTTGACCGTGATCATAAAGGAACATTTGATGGTATAAAAAAATTTTTCAGTACTTTTTTTGATTGA
- the ftsZ gene encoding cell division protein FtsZ, with protein MEFSLDTNENTGANIKVIGVGGAGGNAVNRMIADDVKGVEFIVANTDVQALKGSNAESKIQLGPKLTRGLGAGSNPEIGNKAAQESEEAIAETLKGADMIFVTAGMGGGTGTGAAPIIAKIAKEQGALTVGVVTRPFSFEGPKRARYAAEGVSQMKEHVDTLVIIANDRLLEIVDKKTPIMDAFKEADNVLRQGVQGISDLITSPGYVNLDFADVKTVMENQGSALMGIGSANGENRTVEATKKAISSPLLEVSIDGAEQVLLNITGGPDLSLFEAQDASEVVAQAATSDVNIIFGTSINNELEDTVVVTVIATGIDKKKRESKIQRRANFNPVRPTRNEQTTSIEEDSSETKPHQVSENDPLHDWDLRREFSDNKRESQERQVDFDNVEKKKFDVFKMDTAQEENESEADDLNKPPFFRHRRK; from the coding sequence ATGGAGTTTTCACTGGATACAAATGAAAATACAGGTGCAAATATTAAAGTTATCGGTGTTGGCGGAGCTGGTGGCAACGCTGTTAATCGCATGATTGCTGATGATGTCAAAGGAGTTGAATTCATCGTTGCAAACACTGATGTTCAAGCTCTTAAAGGATCAAATGCTGAATCTAAAATTCAGTTGGGGCCAAAATTAACTCGTGGTCTTGGAGCGGGTTCAAATCCTGAAATTGGTAACAAAGCCGCTCAAGAAAGCGAAGAAGCTATCGCTGAAACACTTAAGGGTGCTGATATGATTTTTGTAACAGCCGGAATGGGTGGAGGAACCGGAACTGGAGCCGCTCCGATTATCGCTAAAATTGCTAAGGAACAAGGTGCCTTAACAGTTGGAGTTGTGACACGCCCATTTAGTTTTGAAGGACCCAAACGTGCACGTTATGCAGCCGAAGGTGTTTCACAAATGAAAGAACACGTGGATACTTTAGTAATTATTGCTAATGACCGTTTGTTGGAAATCGTTGATAAAAAGACGCCAATTATGGATGCATTTAAAGAAGCAGATAACGTTTTACGCCAAGGGGTTCAAGGAATTTCTGATTTAATTACTTCACCGGGTTATGTTAACTTAGATTTTGCTGATGTAAAAACAGTAATGGAAAATCAAGGCTCAGCTTTAATGGGGATTGGTTCAGCAAATGGTGAGAATCGAACGGTTGAAGCTACTAAAAAAGCAATTTCATCTCCTTTACTAGAGGTTTCAATTGATGGTGCGGAGCAAGTCTTGCTCAATATTACTGGTGGTCCTGATTTGAGCTTGTTTGAGGCACAAGATGCATCTGAAGTTGTTGCGCAGGCTGCTACCAGCGATGTGAATATTATTTTTGGAACCTCCATCAATAATGAGCTGGAAGATACAGTAGTTGTAACCGTGATTGCAACAGGAATTGACAAAAAGAAACGTGAAAGTAAAATTCAGCGACGAGCAAACTTTAACCCAGTAAGACCGACCAGAAATGAACAAACAACTTCAATCGAAGAAGATTCATCAGAAACAAAACCACATCAAGTTTCAGAAAATGATCCCCTTCATGATTGGGATTTACGTCGGGAATTTTCCGATAATAAGCGGGAATCTCAAGAACGGCAAGTTGATTTTGATAATGTTGAGAAAAAGAAGTTTGACGTTTTTAAAATGGATACGGCACAAGAAGAAAATGAAAGTGAAGCTGATGATTTAAATAAGCCACCATTTTTCAGACACCGTCGTAAGTAA
- a CDS encoding cell division protein SepF: MGIGNKISRFFGVEAEEYDENTFPEEQAVNSEPVFATHGQKVVSITDKGRTGAEKKIALFEPRIYSDVKSIAGKLISDQAVVVNFQRMDDDQARRVVDFLTGTIFAINGEIQRIGDQIFLCTPRGFAVEGSLAGNFDNDEFS, encoded by the coding sequence ATGGGAATTGGTAACAAGATTAGCCGCTTTTTTGGTGTCGAAGCAGAAGAGTATGATGAAAATACTTTTCCAGAAGAACAAGCTGTTAATTCAGAGCCAGTTTTTGCAACACACGGTCAGAAGGTGGTTTCAATTACTGATAAAGGTCGAACAGGTGCTGAAAAGAAAATCGCACTCTTTGAACCAAGAATTTATTCTGATGTGAAGTCAATCGCTGGAAAACTAATTAGTGATCAGGCGGTAGTTGTAAATTTCCAGCGAATGGATGATGACCAGGCTCGCAGAGTTGTTGATTTTCTGACTGGAACTATTTTTGCAATTAATGGTGAAATTCAACGAATCGGTGATCAAATTTTTCTATGTACACCACGGGGATTTGCAGTTGAAGGAAGTTTGGCTGGTAACTTTGATAATGATGAATTCAGTTAG
- a CDS encoding YggT family protein, producing MLILTIINRLFELYSLALVIYVLMSWFPNAQQSRFGQLLGRFCQPYLDFFDRFIPPIGGISFSPIVALIALQFIQNGLVLVVSMFF from the coding sequence TTGCTAATTTTAACAATAATTAATCGACTATTTGAATTATACTCTTTGGCATTGGTGATATATGTATTAATGTCATGGTTTCCAAATGCGCAGCAAAGTCGCTTTGGACAATTATTAGGGCGTTTTTGTCAACCATATCTAGATTTTTTTGATCGTTTTATTCCGCCGATTGGGGGAATTAGTTTTTCACCAATTGTTGCACTTATAGCGTTGCAGTTTATTCAAAATGGATTAGTGTTAGTTGTAAGCATGTTTTTTTGA
- a CDS encoding RNA-binding protein produces MQSEAVYQHFRSEEAPLIAEFSDLINQAESEYRPILTNFLDPRERVIIAALLPDNGLVKFKSWGGFKDAERQRGIFYPTYFKPRQDDFELTLLQLRYPIKFAQLKHSQILGTILGSGLQRQVIGDIITDDQQWQVVVDQKIAQYLINQVDRIGRTKVKFETTLLSQVLSPAIDWQRAEISVLSWRLDTVLAMVFHFSRKKAKELLAADKVQLNWSRLNRPDTQLKLQDVLSVRGYGRVKLVSTTGVSKRGRIHLQVDILKK; encoded by the coding sequence TTGCAATCAGAAGCAGTTTATCAACATTTTCGTTCAGAAGAAGCACCTTTAATAGCTGAATTTAGCGATTTAATTAATCAAGCTGAAAGTGAATATCGCCCAATTCTAACAAACTTTTTAGATCCGCGGGAGCGGGTGATTATTGCTGCTTTATTGCCAGATAATGGTTTAGTAAAATTTAAAAGTTGGGGCGGATTTAAAGATGCAGAACGACAGCGGGGAATTTTTTACCCAACTTATTTTAAACCAAGGCAAGATGATTTTGAATTAACCCTACTCCAATTGCGTTATCCAATTAAGTTTGCGCAACTTAAACATAGTCAGATTTTGGGAACAATTTTGGGAAGTGGCTTACAGCGTCAAGTTATTGGTGATATTATAACTGATGATCAACAATGGCAAGTAGTTGTTGATCAAAAAATTGCTCAGTATTTGATTAATCAAGTAGATCGGATTGGTCGCACTAAGGTCAAATTTGAAACTACATTATTAAGTCAAGTTCTTTCACCAGCAATTGACTGGCAAAGAGCTGAAATTTCAGTTTTATCATGGCGATTAGACACAGTGTTAGCAATGGTTTTTCATTTTTCACGTAAAAAAGCTAAGGAACTTTTGGCGGCTGATAAAGTTCAATTAAACTGGTCTCGTTTAAATCGACCAGATACGCAATTGAAATTACAGGATGTTTTATCAGTGCGTGGATATGGCAGAGTAAAATTAGTTAGTACAACAGGTGTTTCTAAACGCGGACGAATTCATTTGCAAGTAGATATTTTAAAAAAATAA
- a CDS encoding DivIVA domain-containing protein produces the protein MALTPLDIHNKEFRVKLRGYDQDEVNDFLDQIIKDYEMTLKDNSRLTESLKQNQEKLKYFNDLKDSLNQSIIVAQEAADRVKSNSQREADITKREAQKQAEDVISEAHEKAHEIIEQASQKAKRLIFETDDLKKQARIFRQKLQVMLESQLEVVKGSEWDDILRQGDTSDYEAIQEVIRRDEDLDKQAAKAVQSVSNSETVEPTDDEAAALVSEDSTKKAVVIFPDEEDEGQHFSEDSQKK, from the coding sequence ATGGCATTGACCCCGTTAGATATTCATAATAAAGAATTTCGTGTAAAATTGCGTGGTTATGATCAAGATGAAGTAAATGATTTCTTAGACCAAATTATCAAAGATTATGAGATGACTCTCAAAGATAATAGTCGTTTGACGGAATCACTGAAGCAAAATCAGGAAAAATTAAAGTATTTTAACGATCTAAAAGATTCATTAAATCAATCTATTATTGTTGCACAAGAAGCCGCTGATCGCGTGAAATCTAATTCACAGCGTGAGGCTGACATCACTAAACGTGAAGCTCAGAAACAAGCAGAGGATGTAATTTCTGAGGCTCATGAGAAAGCCCATGAGATTATTGAACAAGCTTCACAAAAAGCAAAGAGATTAATTTTTGAAACGGACGATTTGAAAAAACAAGCACGTATTTTCCGTCAGAAGTTACAAGTTATGTTGGAATCACAGTTGGAAGTCGTTAAAGGAAGCGAATGGGACGATATTTTGCGTCAGGGGGATACTAGCGACTATGAAGCAATTCAAGAAGTAATTCGTCGCGATGAAGACCTTGACAAGCAGGCAGCTAAGGCAGTACAATCAGTCTCAAACAGTGAAACTGTTGAACCGACTGATGATGAAGCTGCAGCATTAGTATCAGAAGATTCAACAAAAAAGGCAGTTGTTATTTTCCCTGATGAGGAAGATGAAGGACAGCACTTTTCTGAGGATTCACAAAAGAAATAG